GCGGCAATGCCTACGTCAACGGCCACAATACCGCCGACGAAGGCCGCGAGCTGCGTCGTTTCGACAACGTCCGCGAAGACCGCGGCCGTGGTCGCGGCGGCAAGGGTGGCGGCTTCAAGGGCGGCCTGACGGTCAGCGGTGAAGCCGCAGCCAAGCAGTCGCAGAAGCCGTTCAAGCAGCGCGCCCAGAAGAACGATCGTTCGCTGCCGGAAGGCAATCCGGCGGCGTTCCGCACCTGGTACGTGCCGGATGGTGTGAGCACCGGCCCGAGCGGCCATCGCAACGCCGGTCCGGGCGCACGTGGCCCGGGTGCCCGTGGTCCGGGTGCGGGCGGCCAGGGCCGTCCGTATGGCAAGCCGAAGGGTCCGGGTGCAGGCGCCGGTGGCGGCCAGGGCCGTGGCGGTTTCGGTGGTGAAGGCCGTGGCGGCGCAGGTGGCCAGGGTCGTCCGGCCGGTGCGGGCAATCGCTCGCAGGGCCAGGGCAACAAGCACCCGTACGGCCATCCGGGCAATGCCCCGAGCTTCCCGTCCGACCACGCCACCCCGGGCTTCAACCCGTATGGCAGCCCGAAGCCGGCACAGGGCGCCCGTCCGGGCGGTCGCGGTCCGGGCGGTGGCAACAACCGTGGCCCGGGCGGTAACCGTGGTCCCGGTGGTCCGGGTGGCAACCGTGGCCCAGGCGGCCCCGGTGGCAACCGCGGTCCGGGCGGCCCGCGCCGCAGCGGCCCGCGCGGCGGCTGATCGCTGGCCACACTGAAATGAAAAACCCCGGCTCCGGCCGGGGTTTTTCTTTGGAAAAGGGGACGGAGGGGATTAAGTCGTTTTTGCCTCAAAGGGGCGAAAGCGACTTAATCCCCTCCGTCCCCTTTTGCATGGCGCTGGAAGGCGGCGGGAGTGGTGCCGGTCATGCTGCGGAAAAAGGCGATGAACGGGCTCTCGGCGGAAAAGCCGGTGTCCTGCGCCACATGCGCGACGCGATGGCCCAACAACAGCAACTCCATGGCCCGCATCAGGCGCCATTGTTGACGCCAGGCCTGGTAGCCCATGCCGGTATCACGCTGCATCAACCGGCCGACCGTGCGCACGCTCAGGCCCGCGCGCGCGGCCAGCTCACCCAGTTCGGGCGGCAACTGCTCGGCCAGCGGCAGGCAGCGCGCGATCCGCGGGTCGCGTGGCAGCGGCAGGTCCATCGGCGCCACCGGGGCGGCGGCGATCTCCAGCATGCACAACGCCAGTTGGTGGTGCGCGCGCGGTGCCCGCCAGTCATGGTCGAACGGCGCCTGCGCGATCGGCTCCAGCAATGCCTGCAGCAGGGGACCGACGCCCATGATCACAGGCTGCTGCGGCAGCTGTGCCGACATCGCGGCATCGAAATACAAGGAGCGATAGTCCACAGCCTGGCGCATCTGTGCCCGATGGCGCAGCCCGCCGGGAATCCACGCCGCGCGCGAGGGCGGCAGCAGGCTGATGCGGTCGCCGAAGGTCAGCCGCGTGCAGCCCCGCCGGGCATACAGCAACTGCGCGCGCGCGTGCTGGTGCCACCCCGAATCATGATCGGCCAGCGACGACGCGATGCCCAGCACCGGAGCGCTCCAGGCATCGGCGTCGAAGTACGCGTCCGGCTGCAACCAGGCCATGTCTGATTTCATACATTCAATGACAGGATGGATAGAGTGCGCCATTGCAGGCACCACCACAATGCGCGGCCCTGTTCCTGGAGCGCCCGCATGTCGCGTCGCCTGTTGTTGCTTACCATCGCGCTGCTGATGTTCCCCCAGCTTGCGCAGACCCTGTACAGCCCCGCCCTGGCCGACCTCGCCGGGCGCTTCGCACTGCCCCCCGCCGCCGCCAGCCAGGCCATGAGCCTGTACCTGTTCGGTTTCGCCGCCGGTGTCCTGCTATGGGGGCGGCTGGCCGACCATATCGGCCGTCGCCCTGCCCTGCTCTGCGGCCTGGCCGTGTTCGCACTGGCGGCCTGCGGCGGCCTGCTGGCCAGTACGTTCGGCCAGGTCCTGCTGGCCCAGGCACTGGCCGCACTGGGTGCGGCGGCGGCCTCGGTGGTAACCCAGACCGTACTGCGCGACCACCTGAAGGGACCGGCGTTGGCGCAGGCGTTCTCATGGATCGGCATGGCGTTGGCCTTGAGCCCGGCGATCGGGCTGGCACTGGGCGTGCTGCTGGTGGACAGCCATGGCTATGCCGGCGTGCAGGCCGGCCTGCTGCTGATCGTCATCCTGCTGATGCTCGGATGCGGATCCGGCCTGCAGGAGAGCCGCCCCGCCGAAGTCGTGCACACACCCCTGCTGCCACTGTTGCGGCAGCTGCTGCGTGATCGCTGGATCTGGTCACAGGCGCTGCTGGTGATGGCGTTCAACGTGGCCATGTACAGCTGGTACGCGTTGGGCCCGTTCGTATTCGAACGCCTGCACTGGCCGCTGGCCTGGTTCGGTGCCAGCGGC
The sequence above is a segment of the Stenotrophomonas maltophilia genome. Coding sequences within it:
- a CDS encoding AraC family transcriptional regulator; protein product: MAWLQPDAYFDADAWSAPVLGIASSLADHDSGWHQHARAQLLYARRGCTRLTFGDRISLLPPSRAAWIPGGLRHRAQMRQAVDYRSLYFDAAMSAQLPQQPVIMGVGPLLQALLEPIAQAPFDHDWRAPRAHHQLALCMLEIAAAPVAPMDLPLPRDPRIARCLPLAEQLPPELGELAARAGLSVRTVGRLMQRDTGMGYQAWRQQWRLMRAMELLLLGHRVAHVAQDTGFSAESPFIAFFRSMTGTTPAAFQRHAKGDGGD
- a CDS encoding MFS transporter, producing MSRRLLLLTIALLMFPQLAQTLYSPALADLAGRFALPPAAASQAMSLYLFGFAAGVLLWGRLADHIGRRPALLCGLAVFALAACGGLLASTFGQVLLAQALAALGAAAASVVTQTVLRDHLKGPALAQAFSWIGMALALSPAIGLALGVLLVDSHGYAGVQAGLLLIVILLMLGCGSGLQESRPAEVVHTPLLPLLRQLLRDRWIWSQALLVMAFNVAMYSWYALGPFVFERLHWPLAWFGASGAVLALGSALGAWSNGRLLRAGIASATRIRLAAGLVLAGGLLAALLRNQPALVAAMVPVVAGFGLAIPNVLGQALRGYPHCLGSAGALFGLLYYLLIGVAMAVVGALQLLAPTLIVCGLLALWLQRPRPVAA